The proteins below are encoded in one region of Microbispora sp. NBC_01189:
- a CDS encoding UvrD-helicase domain-containing protein, which produces MSAQTEATLRLMDTVESDIAQLDRGVRGALYGFVHKFRRNPGAPELRLRQLNGDSRLYSAVVDDDHRALLLQVAGSDYLLVGVKMLGELKAGLELFAYRINPVTGGIEFLDLAKGEAAVDRTGAEPLFAPFSDEKLLELGVAEPLLGPIRKITTEGALRALLEQAPQLTREVLEALHKGRTFDDVFDDIIRPARAEQVDTEDYQAAATRPATVVTTDDTDLQAILEKDFPRWQVFLHPAQKKIVERSYNGPARVSGGPGTGKTVVALHRVKHLVQQLGHGHGKPVLLTTFNTNLAGSLERLLLQLGGKELAERVEVVNIDKLAHRIVAQSGPGASRMLISDNKALAEWRAMLSDEDSPGWDAEFLMAEWSHVIVGHAINSRADYFRARRAGRGRALTRADRAEIWKLAEKFTKRLDDKNMWTHRQVAERAARIAIEEARRIESYEAAKDAVGAVLVHRENQSGVWLQHRYRHVVVDEAQDLNAAHWKMIRALVPSGPDDIFIAGDTHQRIYDNYVSLGSLGINIRGRSSKLTLSYRITGETLESATRLIAGEEFDDLDGGIDELRSYQSVLHGPSPEFRSYPDWEAETEGIAETIRGWREDKVAWSAIAVCVPERDRVAEVAWLLADRAKIPVVEIGPEGPRGDSGVHIGTMHRFKGLEYQRMIISGVSDGLVPQHRIEAFKESDPVRYRRERQRARSLLFVAVTRARDAVVISWHGNPSPFLPRER; this is translated from the coding sequence ATGAGCGCCCAGACGGAGGCCACGCTGCGGCTGATGGATACAGTCGAGAGTGATATCGCTCAGCTCGACCGTGGTGTGCGGGGGGCTCTCTATGGGTTCGTGCACAAGTTCCGCAGGAACCCGGGGGCACCTGAGCTGCGTCTGCGACAGCTCAACGGCGATTCACGCCTCTACTCGGCCGTCGTCGACGACGACCACCGTGCGCTGCTACTCCAAGTCGCCGGGTCAGACTACCTGCTGGTCGGCGTCAAGATGCTAGGCGAGCTGAAGGCTGGTCTTGAATTGTTCGCCTACCGGATTAACCCGGTCACCGGCGGCATCGAGTTCCTCGACTTAGCCAAGGGAGAGGCTGCTGTCGACAGGACTGGGGCCGAACCGCTGTTCGCGCCCTTCTCCGACGAAAAGTTACTGGAACTCGGCGTTGCCGAACCGTTGCTCGGTCCTATCAGAAAGATCACTACAGAGGGTGCCCTCAGAGCGCTCCTAGAGCAGGCGCCACAGCTCACCCGCGAGGTTCTCGAGGCTCTTCATAAGGGCCGGACATTCGACGATGTTTTCGACGACATCATCCGGCCCGCGAGAGCCGAGCAGGTCGACACCGAGGACTATCAGGCGGCGGCGACCCGCCCGGCGACGGTGGTAACCACCGATGACACCGATCTCCAGGCGATCCTCGAGAAGGATTTCCCGCGCTGGCAGGTCTTCCTCCACCCGGCGCAGAAGAAGATTGTCGAACGGAGCTACAATGGGCCGGCCCGTGTCAGCGGCGGCCCCGGCACGGGCAAGACAGTGGTTGCGCTGCACCGGGTCAAGCACCTGGTGCAGCAGCTAGGCCATGGCCACGGCAAGCCCGTGCTTCTGACCACCTTCAACACCAACCTGGCCGGAAGCCTCGAACGGCTGCTGCTTCAGCTCGGCGGCAAGGAACTCGCGGAGCGAGTCGAAGTCGTCAACATCGACAAGCTGGCGCATCGCATCGTCGCTCAGTCCGGTCCCGGCGCCAGCCGTATGCTCATCTCCGACAACAAGGCGCTCGCCGAGTGGCGTGCCATGTTGTCGGACGAGGACTCGCCTGGTTGGGACGCGGAGTTCCTGATGGCCGAGTGGTCTCACGTCATCGTCGGGCACGCGATTAACTCGCGGGCGGACTATTTCCGTGCGCGGCGGGCGGGTCGCGGCCGGGCGCTGACGCGAGCTGACCGGGCGGAGATCTGGAAGCTGGCAGAGAAATTCACCAAACGACTTGACGACAAGAACATGTGGACCCACCGGCAGGTCGCCGAACGTGCCGCCCGGATCGCGATCGAGGAAGCGCGCCGGATCGAGTCGTACGAGGCCGCGAAGGACGCGGTGGGCGCTGTTCTGGTGCACAGGGAGAACCAGTCCGGTGTCTGGCTGCAGCATAGGTACCGGCATGTGGTCGTGGACGAGGCGCAGGACCTGAACGCAGCGCACTGGAAGATGATCCGCGCGCTGGTTCCATCCGGGCCGGACGACATATTCATCGCGGGCGACACCCACCAGCGGATCTACGACAACTACGTGTCACTCGGCAGTCTCGGCATCAACATCCGTGGCCGGTCGTCGAAGCTCACCCTTAGTTACCGCATCACCGGCGAGACCCTTGAGTCCGCGACCAGGCTTATCGCCGGCGAGGAGTTCGACGACCTGGACGGTGGCATCGACGAGTTGCGCAGCTATCAATCGGTGTTGCACGGCCCGTCTCCGGAATTTCGGTCCTATCCCGATTGGGAGGCAGAGACTGAGGGCATCGCAGAAACCATTCGTGGCTGGCGGGAGGACAAGGTTGCATGGTCGGCGATCGCTGTCTGTGTGCCCGAACGTGACAGGGTCGCTGAGGTCGCGTGGCTGCTGGCTGACAGGGCAAAGATCCCTGTAGTGGAGATCGGCCCAGAAGGTCCCCGGGGAGACAGTGGTGTGCACATTGGCACGATGCATCGCTTCAAGGGACTTGAGTACCAGCGAATGATCATCTCCGGCGTCTCAGACGGGCTCGTGCCGCAGCACCGCATCGAAGCCTTCAAGGAGAGCGACCCGGTCAGGTACCGGCGCGAGCGCCAGCGGGCACGGTCGCTCCTCTTCGTGGCCGTCACCCGGGCCAGGGACGCGGTTGTGATCTCCTGGCACGGTAATCCGAGTCCGTTTCTGCCTCGCGAGCGGTGA
- a CDS encoding serine/threonine-protein kinase has protein sequence MLVERRYELRRPIGRGGMGELWEGVDARLNRKVAVKRIRRDRLTDDAVRRFEREARIMALLRHPGVPAVHDFGKDDYGLFLVMDYVEGWTVAHVLDSHQKLPVPWGATIGAQLCAVLSAAHARSLIHRDLKPGNLLLCPDGTLIVLDFGVATVLESPDFSKITRTEDRPGTDRYMAPEQALSGKTSTLTDLYSVGCVLYEMVTGRRVFQDTNLVAEIGGHVGIEPLRPSKLEASIPKEYDNLVMALLRKGPDERPKRAEHVFHQLMPFVRDLPPLPGVIDRAMTPIHMYAAALARGDEFVSH, from the coding sequence ATGCTGGTCGAGCGTCGCTATGAACTTCGCCGGCCGATCGGCCGCGGCGGTATGGGCGAGCTCTGGGAGGGCGTGGACGCGCGCCTGAACAGGAAGGTTGCGGTGAAACGGATCCGGCGAGATCGGCTCACTGATGACGCAGTGCGCCGTTTCGAGCGGGAGGCGCGCATCATGGCGCTGCTCCGTCATCCTGGCGTTCCCGCCGTCCACGACTTCGGTAAGGACGACTACGGCCTCTTCCTCGTAATGGACTACGTCGAGGGGTGGACGGTCGCACACGTGTTGGATTCTCACCAGAAGCTGCCCGTCCCGTGGGGTGCCACGATAGGAGCGCAACTCTGTGCGGTGCTCTCTGCAGCGCATGCTCGGTCACTCATTCACCGCGATCTCAAGCCGGGCAATCTCCTGCTCTGCCCGGACGGCACTCTCATAGTTCTGGACTTCGGCGTCGCGACCGTGTTGGAATCGCCGGATTTCTCGAAGATCACACGAACGGAGGATCGTCCCGGAACCGACCGGTACATGGCGCCCGAACAGGCTCTGTCAGGGAAGACGAGCACTCTGACCGATCTGTACTCGGTGGGTTGCGTCCTATACGAGATGGTCACTGGTCGGCGGGTCTTCCAGGACACCAATCTGGTCGCCGAGATCGGAGGCCACGTTGGCATCGAGCCGCTGCGCCCGTCGAAGTTGGAGGCATCTATACCCAAGGAGTACGACAATCTGGTCATGGCGCTCCTAAGGAAGGGTCCTGACGAGCGCCCGAAGCGTGCCGAGCATGTCTTCCATCAGCTCATGCCGTTCGTACGGGATCTCCCCCCGCTTCCCGGCGTGATCGACCGTGCTATGACGCCCATCCACATGTACGCAGCGGCCCTGGCACGGGGAGATGAGTTCGTATCCCACTGA
- a CDS encoding helix-turn-helix transcriptional regulator: MTSAEATALGAVIRRRRLGGNITQEELGKRAGYKSGAGVSISRIESGAVKPTPEKLRGIAKALNTTIEALEQEAGIGRNEPASSSQGQTIKARRKGVEAQFLQRSETLSQVGAAYFGAANRSVADMATPFITVCQEFVNMPSTPEGTTPHTETGEDPAQRVLWIKEQFEWALTDDATVWVEALGSAFGSPLASAMGSGALDTVGRWSASRLFTAVSNLGRASTGVPIKELKGIARWNATMARFGGGPRAAGGWGITGGRAVLGTVAALPTAIALGGVFAIGLMASRREQEIKVTAAEKFLALTEERFEAVITHMTESTEILETVTTHGSWSFEAWKESLASPSGKPVREWSELDEPQQARYRDLMQVTACLTTLLALAPEELLTVPSTKFPTIGELTFGDGQTTKQADETTSGALGTDVTEASGSVPLATFEELRSRYREIRNYIRKEIRASLGRRS; encoded by the coding sequence ATGACTAGCGCGGAAGCGACAGCCCTCGGTGCGGTGATCCGACGGCGCCGCCTTGGTGGGAACATCACCCAGGAAGAATTGGGAAAAAGAGCGGGGTACAAGTCGGGTGCCGGCGTGTCGATCTCCCGAATAGAAAGCGGCGCCGTGAAGCCGACGCCCGAGAAGCTCCGCGGGATCGCCAAGGCACTGAACACGACCATCGAGGCGCTCGAACAGGAGGCAGGAATTGGGCGTAACGAGCCCGCGTCCTCTAGCCAAGGTCAGACCATCAAGGCGCGTAGGAAGGGCGTCGAGGCCCAGTTTCTGCAACGCTCGGAAACGTTGTCGCAAGTCGGAGCGGCGTACTTTGGAGCGGCCAACCGCTCCGTCGCCGACATGGCCACGCCGTTCATCACGGTCTGCCAAGAGTTCGTGAACATGCCATCGACCCCCGAGGGGACGACGCCCCACACGGAGACCGGTGAAGATCCTGCGCAGCGCGTGCTTTGGATCAAAGAGCAGTTCGAGTGGGCTCTGACCGACGACGCCACGGTCTGGGTGGAAGCCCTGGGGTCTGCCTTCGGCTCGCCTCTGGCCAGTGCGATGGGCTCGGGGGCCCTTGACACTGTCGGCCGTTGGAGCGCCAGCCGTCTCTTCACCGCCGTGAGTAATCTCGGGAGAGCGTCCACAGGGGTTCCCATCAAGGAGCTCAAGGGAATTGCCCGATGGAACGCCACGATGGCACGATTCGGTGGTGGCCCCCGAGCGGCAGGCGGGTGGGGCATCACCGGCGGCAGGGCCGTACTCGGTACCGTTGCGGCGCTGCCGACAGCAATCGCCCTAGGCGGTGTCTTCGCAATCGGGCTGATGGCGAGTCGACGCGAACAAGAGATCAAGGTGACCGCTGCCGAGAAGTTCTTGGCTCTCACCGAGGAACGCTTCGAAGCCGTCATCACACACATGACCGAATCGACTGAGATCCTCGAGACGGTTACGACCCATGGTTCGTGGTCCTTTGAGGCATGGAAAGAGAGTCTGGCCTCACCGTCCGGCAAGCCGGTCCGGGAATGGTCGGAACTGGATGAGCCCCAACAGGCCCGGTACCGAGACCTGATGCAGGTCACCGCTTGCCTGACCACCCTCCTCGCCCTCGCACCAGAAGAACTGCTGACCGTTCCCAGCACGAAGTTCCCCACGATCGGCGAACTCACCTTCGGGGACGGTCAGACTACGAAACAAGCTGACGAGACCACCTCCGGCGCGCTCGGAACCGACGTCACGGAGGCGTCGGGGAGCGTCCCCCTTGCAACTTTTGAAGAGCTCCGGTCGCGGTATCGGGAGATCCGCAATTACATCCGCAAGGAGATCCGTGCCTCGCTCGGTCGTCGCAGTTGA
- the tnpC gene encoding IS66 family transposase, whose amino-acid sequence MSSSPVAKPSYDELAALVVRLSDALDKANGRIAELEARLGLNSDNSSKPPSSDGLAKPAPRSLRKGGQRKPGRPKGTPGATLAQVERPDKWERHEPGRCRGCGDGLAGAPEVGMEKRQVFDIPPIKVQVTEHQLVERRCCDCGVVTKGTAPPGVTAPVQYGSRITAIIVYLYVGQFLSKDRTAQAPADLFGVPVTGGTVLSMTARAATRLDGFLARGVEQIAAAPVAHFDETGFRVEGKLHWVHSASTGTWSLITVHRTRGTAAMDAAGVLPAFTGVAVHDAWAPYDTYTDATHALCNAHLLRELQQVIDTTPEGEWCWAEQATDALLQMKVLVEAAIEAGGLKHLDQVALAEQARLWRSAAAIGRHDTRSRTGKLMKKHHALATRMLDRQDDYLRFTRDELVSFDNNPAEREIRMIKLRQKVSGCLRTLAGAEQFCAIRSYLATARKHGVNFFHALTELAEGYPWLPEATPALALLSGTREPAGNSPLAAAA is encoded by the coding sequence GTGTCCAGTTCTCCCGTCGCCAAGCCGTCGTACGACGAGTTGGCGGCGTTGGTGGTACGGCTGAGCGACGCGCTGGACAAGGCGAATGGGCGAATAGCTGAGCTGGAAGCCCGGCTGGGGCTGAACTCGGACAACTCCTCCAAGCCGCCGAGCTCGGATGGGCTGGCCAAGCCCGCGCCCAGGTCGCTGCGTAAGGGCGGGCAGCGTAAGCCCGGTCGTCCGAAAGGAACGCCTGGAGCGACGCTCGCGCAGGTCGAACGCCCCGACAAGTGGGAGCGGCACGAGCCCGGGCGGTGCCGGGGCTGCGGGGACGGCCTGGCCGGTGCGCCCGAGGTCGGCATGGAAAAGCGGCAGGTCTTCGACATCCCGCCGATCAAGGTGCAGGTGACCGAGCATCAGTTGGTCGAGCGGCGGTGCTGCGACTGCGGCGTCGTCACCAAGGGCACCGCGCCCCCGGGTGTGACCGCGCCGGTGCAGTACGGCTCCCGGATCACTGCGATCATCGTGTACTTGTACGTCGGGCAGTTCCTGTCCAAGGATCGCACTGCTCAGGCGCCGGCCGACCTGTTCGGTGTCCCGGTGACCGGCGGCACTGTGCTGTCGATGACCGCCCGGGCTGCCACCCGGTTGGATGGTTTCCTCGCCCGCGGCGTTGAACAGATCGCCGCCGCGCCGGTCGCGCACTTCGACGAGACCGGGTTCCGCGTCGAGGGCAAGCTGCACTGGGTGCACTCGGCCTCCACCGGCACGTGGAGTCTGATCACCGTGCACCGCACGCGTGGCACCGCCGCGATGGACGCCGCCGGGGTGCTGCCGGCCTTCACCGGGGTCGCGGTCCACGACGCCTGGGCGCCCTACGACACCTACACCGACGCCACGCACGCTCTTTGTAACGCTCATCTACTGCGCGAGTTGCAGCAGGTCATCGACACCACCCCCGAAGGTGAGTGGTGCTGGGCCGAGCAGGCCACCGACGCGCTGCTGCAGATGAAGGTCCTGGTCGAGGCTGCGATCGAGGCCGGCGGGCTGAAGCATCTGGACCAGGTCGCGCTGGCGGAGCAGGCCCGGCTGTGGCGATCGGCAGCTGCGATCGGCAGACACGACACCCGTTCCCGGACTGGCAAGCTGATGAAGAAACACCACGCGCTGGCCACGCGGATGCTGGATCGGCAAGACGACTACCTGCGGTTCACCCGCGACGAACTCGTCTCGTTCGACAACAATCCCGCGGAGCGCGAGATCCGGATGATCAAGCTGCGGCAGAAGGTCTCCGGTTGCCTGCGCACTCTGGCCGGGGCCGAGCAGTTCTGCGCGATCCGCAGTTATCTGGCCACCGCCCGCAAGCACGGCGTCAACTTCTTCCACGCCCTCACCGAACTCGCCGAGGGATACCCCTGGCTGCCCGAGGCCACCCCGGCGCTCGCACTTCTCAGCGGAACCCGGGAACCGGCCGGCAACTCGCCGCTGGCTGCCGCAGCCTGA
- a CDS encoding recombinase family protein, whose product MVLEQGIDTSTPSGRLQFHMFGAFDEFLLELIVEGTLEELAPARASGRTGGRPPALDTDGVARCLR is encoded by the coding sequence GTGGTGCTCGAGCAGGGTATCGACACCTCTACCCCATCCGGACGTCTTCAGTTCCACATGTTCGGCGCGTTCGATGAGTTCCTACTCGAGCTGATCGTGGAGGGCACCCTTGAAGAGCTCGCCCCCGCACGCGCTAGCGGGCGTACCGGCGGCCGGCCTCCGGCCCTGGACACCGATGGCGTCGCGCGCTGTTTGAGATGA
- a CDS encoding cupin domain-containing protein: MTALHLPPGAGTTHLFLGSTMTVKAGEPQTGTTALSLIEQVCPPGFATPRHVHHKDDEAFYVLSGGIEVHCGDEVWHDGPGGFVLLPRALPHAFVNRGDEPLRLLQLTWPGGFEHFAADVAGAFPSGPPNPAVLTQIAADHGYEIVGPPPQ; the protein is encoded by the coding sequence GTGACCGCTCTCCACCTGCCCCCCGGCGCGGGCACGACCCATCTCTTCCTCGGATCGACGATGACGGTCAAGGCCGGTGAGCCGCAGACCGGCACCACCGCCCTCAGCCTCATCGAACAGGTGTGCCCGCCCGGATTCGCGACCCCCCGCCACGTGCACCACAAGGACGACGAGGCGTTCTACGTGCTGTCGGGCGGCATCGAGGTGCACTGCGGGGACGAGGTGTGGCACGACGGGCCCGGGGGCTTCGTCCTGCTGCCGCGTGCGCTGCCGCACGCGTTCGTCAACCGCGGAGACGAGCCGCTGCGCCTGCTCCAGCTCACCTGGCCGGGCGGGTTCGAACACTTCGCCGCCGACGTGGCCGGGGCCTTCCCCTCCGGCCCTCCCAACCCCGCGGTGCTGACCCAGATCGCGGCCGACCACGGCTACGAGATCGTCGGCCCCCCGCCCCAGTGA
- a CDS encoding VOC family protein, whose translation MVALGGFHHVKLPVSDVRKSIEWYGRVLRLDVAIEFAEAGVLRGVALRDPAGSLMLALREEPERAAQLAGFDPVALAVPTLDALREWAAHLDAEGQAHSGIAEGSIGWLIAGLTDPDGIEIRLYTIEKKPSSSGAPA comes from the coding sequence ATGGTCGCGTTAGGCGGCTTCCACCACGTCAAGCTGCCCGTGTCCGACGTACGCAAGAGCATCGAGTGGTACGGGCGGGTGCTCCGCCTTGACGTGGCCATCGAGTTCGCCGAAGCCGGGGTGCTGCGCGGCGTGGCGCTGCGCGACCCGGCCGGGAGCCTCATGCTCGCGCTGCGGGAGGAGCCCGAGCGGGCCGCGCAACTGGCGGGGTTCGACCCGGTGGCGCTGGCGGTGCCGACCCTCGACGCACTGCGGGAGTGGGCCGCCCACCTGGACGCGGAAGGCCAGGCGCACTCCGGCATCGCCGAAGGCAGCATCGGCTGGCTGATCGCCGGCCTCACCGACCCCGACGGCATCGAGATCCGCCTCTACACCATCGAGAAGAAGCCCTCTTCGTCAGGAGCACCGGCGTGA
- a CDS encoding TetR/AcrR family transcriptional regulator: MPEVKSRNRRSAETRRRIVAAAHALFVARGYAGTTFQEVADAAGVSVQTVYFHYGSKSGLLKHVIDVASAGDDEPVALLDRDWFTRFREAGDPMEVVRGWVGASAAILDRVAPVLAVVNAARGDAEMEAQWASNSEQRRTAHSAFVGILAESHALRPGLTPETATDITVGLLSPELFLVLTRECGWNTGQWKTWAADQVACNLLARH, encoded by the coding sequence GTGCCGGAGGTCAAGAGCAGGAACCGCAGATCGGCGGAGACACGGAGACGGATCGTCGCGGCGGCCCACGCGCTGTTCGTCGCCAGGGGATACGCCGGGACGACCTTCCAGGAGGTCGCCGACGCCGCCGGGGTGTCCGTGCAGACCGTGTACTTCCACTACGGCAGCAAGAGCGGGCTCCTCAAACACGTCATCGACGTCGCCTCAGCCGGAGACGACGAACCGGTCGCCCTGCTCGACCGGGACTGGTTCACCCGCTTCAGGGAAGCCGGCGACCCGATGGAGGTCGTCCGCGGCTGGGTCGGCGCGAGCGCCGCCATCCTCGACCGGGTCGCCCCCGTCCTCGCCGTGGTCAACGCCGCGAGGGGAGACGCGGAGATGGAGGCCCAGTGGGCGAGCAACAGCGAGCAGCGGCGCACCGCTCACAGCGCCTTCGTCGGCATCCTGGCCGAGTCGCACGCCCTCCGGCCGGGCCTGACGCCGGAGACGGCCACCGACATCACCGTCGGTCTCCTGTCGCCCGAGCTGTTTCTCGTACTGACCCGTGAGTGCGGCTGGAACACCGGGCAATGGAAGACCTGGGCCGCCGACCAGGTCGCCTGCAACCTCCTAGCCCGGCACTGA
- a CDS encoding vWA domain-containing protein, whose product MRFPLPLAEVLMHIDAHLGFSVVPLETGDEIDVLLKLTAPPPDDRGDRPPATLEVVLDRSGSMSGPPLEGAKGALLGLVDRLDPADNFGLVSFDDTARVEIPAGPLTDKAAARRAIAALKPGGSTDLSSGLLRGVQEARRVVGESGATLLLISDGHANLGIVDHAALAGIASDALHHHVSTTALGYGLGYDEKLMAAVADGGAGSALHAEDPDTAGRLISTEVEHLLAKVVQAASLTIVPRPPVTSVSLYGGLPASALPDGSVLVELGDFYGGECRKLLLSLAVPGIATLGLATIADIRLTCFATQTLTTYTADVPVTVNVVPGDEAAGRVPDPVVRAERLFQDIQDAKRQASDALIEGDVERAIELLDSTASSVKEALSWAPNRDELAREALELEIYKSRAGKDANRISKTMRSSSHLRNRKRGRPGE is encoded by the coding sequence ATGCGGTTCCCTCTTCCCCTCGCAGAGGTCCTGATGCATATCGACGCCCACCTCGGTTTCTCCGTCGTCCCGCTGGAAACCGGGGACGAGATCGACGTCCTGCTGAAGCTCACCGCTCCGCCGCCGGACGACAGGGGCGATCGCCCGCCCGCCACCCTGGAGGTCGTCCTCGACCGCAGCGGCTCCATGTCCGGACCGCCTCTGGAGGGCGCCAAGGGTGCCCTGCTCGGGCTGGTCGACCGGCTCGACCCCGCCGACAACTTCGGCCTGGTCAGCTTCGACGACACCGCCCGGGTGGAGATCCCCGCCGGGCCGCTCACCGACAAGGCCGCGGCCAGGCGGGCGATCGCCGCCCTCAAGCCGGGTGGGTCGACCGACCTGTCCAGTGGGCTGCTCCGGGGCGTCCAGGAGGCCCGGCGGGTGGTCGGCGAGTCGGGCGCCACCCTGCTCCTGATCTCCGACGGCCACGCCAACCTCGGGATCGTCGACCATGCCGCGCTGGCCGGCATCGCCTCCGACGCCCTGCACCACCACGTCTCCACGACCGCGCTCGGCTACGGGCTCGGGTACGACGAGAAGCTGATGGCCGCCGTCGCGGACGGCGGCGCGGGCAGCGCGCTGCACGCCGAGGACCCCGACACGGCCGGCCGGCTCATCTCCACCGAGGTCGAGCACCTGCTGGCCAAGGTCGTGCAGGCCGCCTCACTCACCATCGTCCCGCGTCCGCCGGTGACCTCCGTCTCCCTGTACGGCGGGCTGCCCGCGTCCGCGCTGCCGGACGGATCGGTGCTCGTGGAGCTCGGCGACTTCTACGGCGGCGAGTGCCGGAAGCTGCTGCTGAGCCTCGCCGTACCGGGAATCGCCACGCTCGGCCTCGCCACGATCGCCGACATCCGGCTGACCTGCTTCGCCACGCAGACCCTGACCACGTACACCGCGGACGTGCCCGTCACGGTGAACGTGGTCCCGGGAGACGAGGCGGCGGGACGGGTTCCCGACCCGGTGGTCCGCGCCGAACGGCTCTTCCAGGACATCCAGGACGCGAAGCGGCAGGCGTCCGACGCCCTGATCGAGGGCGATGTCGAGCGGGCGATCGAACTGCTCGACTCGACAGCGAGCAGCGTCAAGGAAGCCTTGTCATGGGCGCCGAACCGGGACGAACTGGCCCGGGAGGCCCTGGAGCTCGAAATCTATAAGAGCCGTGCCGGGAAGGACGCCAACCGGATCTCCAAGACGATGCGTTCGAGCTCGCATCTCCGCAACCGCAAGCGCGGCCGCCCCGGCGAGTGA
- the tgmC gene encoding ATP-grasp peptide maturase system methyltransferase produces the protein MAERYDCETAAADRREAMTASLVAEGVLDDPSWHDAVATVPRHRFVPGFYLPAEDRDDLGLPVWEPVTAELDQERWLEAAYSDTTLITQFDGDEPDWKDPVERHGGAPTSSSTLPSLVLRMWADADLHEGHSVLEIGTGTGYSTALACERLGSTGLTSIEADSRRLDQAATALHGCGYSPNLATADGLYGYWPEAPFDRIVAACSFRSVPPALVAQTRPGGKILLPLSGWLYGYARVLLTVSDDGTAEGPLLDGTISFMPARAHAAPAFGNPDHWAAGPPETPRPARHDPQRINAATDEAFHLRFLAQCAVPDAQMTGVGDVVQLVDVVSGSVATITPRDGGWEVRERGPVKLWERIEAVISAYDASDDAGPGSFRLRVTPSGQHLWHPRMPALALPAPS, from the coding sequence ATGGCCGAGAGGTACGACTGTGAAACGGCGGCGGCCGACCGGCGCGAGGCGATGACCGCGTCACTCGTCGCGGAGGGCGTGCTCGACGATCCGAGCTGGCACGACGCCGTCGCCACAGTGCCGCGTCATCGCTTCGTGCCCGGCTTCTACCTGCCCGCCGAGGACCGGGACGATCTGGGACTGCCGGTGTGGGAGCCGGTCACCGCGGAGCTCGACCAGGAGCGCTGGCTGGAAGCGGCCTACTCCGACACGACACTGATCACTCAGTTCGACGGCGACGAACCCGACTGGAAGGACCCCGTGGAACGGCACGGCGGGGCGCCGACCTCCTCTTCCACGCTGCCGTCGCTGGTGCTTCGGATGTGGGCCGACGCGGACCTCCACGAGGGGCACAGCGTGCTGGAGATCGGCACGGGCACCGGCTACTCCACCGCTCTGGCCTGCGAACGACTCGGCTCCACCGGCCTCACCTCCATCGAGGCCGACAGCCGCAGGCTCGACCAGGCGGCGACGGCGCTGCACGGGTGTGGCTACAGCCCCAATCTCGCCACCGCTGACGGCCTTTACGGCTACTGGCCCGAAGCGCCCTTCGACCGGATCGTCGCCGCCTGCTCCTTCCGTTCCGTCCCGCCCGCGCTCGTGGCGCAGACCCGGCCCGGCGGGAAGATCCTGCTCCCTCTCAGCGGCTGGCTGTACGGCTACGCCCGCGTCCTGCTGACGGTGTCCGACGACGGCACGGCCGAGGGGCCGCTGCTGGACGGCACCATCTCCTTCATGCCGGCCCGCGCCCATGCGGCGCCCGCGTTCGGCAACCCCGACCACTGGGCCGCCGGGCCGCCGGAGACCCCGCGACCCGCCCGGCACGACCCGCAGCGGATCAACGCGGCCACCGACGAGGCCTTCCACCTTCGCTTCCTCGCCCAGTGCGCCGTACCGGACGCGCAGATGACCGGCGTCGGAGACGTCGTGCAACTGGTCGACGTCGTCAGCGGCTCGGTCGCGACCATCACCCCTCGCGACGGCGGCTGGGAGGTACGCGAGCGCGGGCCGGTGAAACTCTGGGAGCGGATCGAGGCCGTCATCAGCGCCTATGACGCGTCCGACGACGCAGGTCCCGGCTCCTTCCGGCTGCGCGTGACCCCCAGCGGGCAACACCTGTGGCACCCTCGGATGCCCGCTCTGGCACTACCGGCACCATCTTGA